One window of the Halanaerobium saccharolyticum subsp. saccharolyticum DSM 6643 genome contains the following:
- the aroC gene encoding chorismate synthase, whose translation MFEYITAGESHGPRLTAVIKSLPAGLRVEVEKINEQLYRRQQGYGRGGRMKIESDQAIINSGLRHKESLGTPLSMTIENRDWQNWIEAMAPDKERGAEIEALTNPRPGHADLPGALKYNHRDLRNVLERASARETAARTAVGAVARQFLEQFGVEVYSHVVQIGSLKSETWTDLKAKDPERFESKEAVKEYFSSLDQTPLRCGDSIKTKAMKDLIDSWRENGDSVGGVFEIVVTGLPVGLGSHVHWDLKLESKLAAQLMGIQAIKGVEIGSGFKGAGLPGSKAHDEIFYDLKQGFHRSSNQAGGIEGGMSNGEELIIRLAMKPIPTLAQALHSADIISKKETTAAKERSDVCAVPAASIVGEAVTAIVLAQSAADKFGGDSMLEIKRNYKNYLEQLRKF comes from the coding sequence ATGTTTGAATATATTACAGCTGGAGAATCACATGGACCAAGATTGACTGCAGTAATTAAAAGTCTTCCTGCAGGCTTGAGAGTAGAAGTTGAGAAGATAAATGAACAGCTATATAGAAGACAGCAGGGTTATGGTCGTGGAGGCCGGATGAAAATAGAAAGTGATCAGGCAATAATTAATTCTGGTCTTAGACATAAAGAGAGTCTTGGCACACCTTTAAGTATGACTATTGAAAACAGAGATTGGCAAAACTGGATAGAAGCCATGGCACCTGATAAAGAAAGAGGTGCTGAGATAGAAGCTTTGACTAATCCCCGCCCCGGACATGCTGATCTTCCGGGTGCTCTAAAATATAATCATCGTGACTTACGAAATGTACTCGAAAGAGCAAGTGCTCGAGAAACTGCAGCTAGAACTGCAGTTGGTGCTGTAGCCAGACAATTTTTAGAACAATTTGGGGTTGAGGTATACAGTCATGTTGTTCAGATTGGCAGTTTAAAAAGTGAAACCTGGACTGACTTAAAAGCAAAAGATCCAGAAAGATTCGAGAGCAAAGAAGCTGTCAAAGAATATTTTTCTAGTTTAGATCAGACACCACTGCGCTGTGGAGACAGTATTAAAACTAAAGCAATGAAGGATTTAATTGATTCCTGGCGCGAAAATGGTGACTCTGTTGGGGGAGTTTTTGAAATTGTCGTGACCGGTTTGCCGGTTGGTTTGGGCAGCCATGTTCACTGGGATTTGAAACTTGAAAGTAAATTAGCAGCTCAGTTAATGGGGATTCAGGCAATAAAAGGTGTGGAAATTGGATCAGGTTTTAAAGGAGCTGGACTTCCAGGTTCTAAAGCTCATGATGAAATTTTTTATGATCTTAAACAGGGTTTTCACCGCAGTTCTAATCAGGCAGGCGGTATTGAAGGTGGAATGAGTAATGGAGAAGAATTGATTATTCGCCTGGCAATGAAGCCAATACCAACTTTAGCTCAAGCTTTACATTCAGCGGATATAATTTCTAAAAAAGAAACTACTGCTGCTAAAGAGCGCTCAGATGTTTGTGCAGTTCCAGCTGCCAGTATAGTTGGGGAGGCAGTTACTGCTATTGTCCTAGCTCAGAGTGCAGCTGATAAATTTGGGGGAGACAGTATGCTTGAAATCAAACGCAATTATAAGAATTATTTAGAACAGTTAAGAAAGTTTTAA
- the aroA gene encoding 3-phosphoshikimate 1-carboxyvinyltransferase gives MVYQVNPAKKISGEIKVPGDKSISHRSLILSSIAEGESEIEGLLEAEDCLSTMGIMRDLGIEIEKKAKERYTVKGKGLDGLEEADDVLDCGNSGTSMRLLAGLLASQDFYSVLTGDHSLRKRPMQRIIGPLSKMGAEIWSRRNGLAPLSINGQELSSMEYKLPVASAQLKSSILLASLKTKSETVIIEPAVSRDHTERMLKGAGIDLEIKADRIILKEAAKRKLNPFKIKVPGDISSAAFFIAAGLLAESGELLIKNVGINETRSGFLEVVEAMNGNLELLNRKEQGGEPTADILVKASKLKGCEVSGEIIPRLIDEIPIISVMAVMAEGKTIIKDAEELRVKETDRIKAVVNEFEKLGIEIKENKDGMEIIGIQTVEGGIEVDSYHDHRIAMSLAVLALNTEKGITINGSEIISTSFPNFKELLLEVVK, from the coding sequence ATGGTATATCAAGTTAATCCAGCAAAAAAAATTAGTGGTGAAATAAAAGTTCCGGGGGATAAGTCAATTTCGCATCGATCATTAATTTTATCATCAATAGCAGAAGGAGAAAGTGAAATTGAGGGTCTATTAGAGGCCGAGGACTGTTTAAGTACAATGGGAATCATGCGTGATTTGGGTATAGAAATTGAAAAAAAAGCTAAAGAAAGATATACTGTTAAAGGTAAGGGTCTTGATGGACTCGAAGAAGCAGATGATGTTTTAGATTGCGGGAATTCAGGTACATCAATGAGACTATTAGCTGGACTTTTAGCATCTCAAGATTTTTATTCAGTTTTAACAGGCGATCATTCACTGCGCAAACGGCCAATGCAGAGAATAATTGGACCTCTTTCAAAAATGGGTGCTGAAATCTGGTCCCGCCGGAATGGTTTAGCACCACTCAGTATTAACGGTCAGGAATTAAGCAGTATGGAATATAAACTTCCTGTTGCTAGTGCTCAGCTTAAATCTTCTATATTATTGGCATCCTTAAAAACAAAAAGTGAAACTGTAATTATTGAGCCAGCAGTTTCCAGAGATCATACAGAAAGAATGCTCAAGGGTGCAGGTATAGATTTAGAAATTAAAGCAGATAGAATTATTTTAAAAGAAGCAGCTAAAAGGAAGCTGAATCCTTTTAAGATAAAGGTTCCTGGAGATATTTCTTCAGCAGCTTTTTTTATTGCAGCTGGACTTTTAGCAGAAAGCGGAGAACTTTTAATTAAAAATGTTGGAATTAATGAAACACGAAGCGGTTTTTTGGAAGTTGTAGAAGCGATGAATGGAAATCTTGAACTTCTAAATCGAAAAGAACAAGGTGGTGAGCCAACTGCAGATATTCTAGTTAAAGCATCTAAGCTAAAGGGATGCGAAGTCAGTGGAGAAATCATTCCTCGATTAATAGACGAAATCCCAATTATTTCTGTAATGGCAGTTATGGCTGAAGGTAAAACTATAATCAAAGATGCTGAAGAACTGAGAGTTAAAGAAACGGATCGGATAAAAGCTGTAGTAAATGAATTTGAAAAATTGGGTATAGAAATTAAAGAAAACAAAGATGGCATGGAAATTATTGGAATACAAACAGTTGAAGGCGGAATTGAAGTTGATAGTTATCACGACCATCGGATCGCGATGTCACTGGCAGTTTTAGCTTTAAACACTGAAAAAGGAATTACTATTAATGGTAGTGAAATCATTTCAACTTCTTTTCCGAATTTTAAAGAACTTTTATTAGAGGTGGTAAAGTGA
- a CDS encoding SurA N-terminal domain-containing protein: protein MKKILLSLLLITVLMVPTTVMAQDMEMNGEQPADQSLNTNNQVVATVNGEEITSQQLAQQANVNQILQQVSQVDQQLAQILASSEAGSKVLEELQNAKLDSIIDNVLLKQAAEEADITLSQDEKDEIYQQQKNAILQQQQMDEEQFLSILEQQGYENEAAYKEEFSNNPQIKINKLIEEKVIANIEVSEEELQQAYDENKDALAQSGQDTSFEEIKPRLEQMLKQQKQGQAINDYLDELRENAEIEKNI from the coding sequence ATGAAAAAGATTTTACTTTCACTTTTATTGATAACTGTTCTGATGGTTCCGACAACTGTAATGGCTCAAGATATGGAAATGAACGGTGAGCAACCAGCTGATCAATCATTAAATACCAATAATCAGGTTGTAGCAACAGTTAATGGAGAAGAAATAACTTCGCAACAGTTAGCTCAGCAGGCAAATGTTAATCAAATTTTACAGCAGGTAAGTCAGGTGGATCAACAATTAGCACAGATATTAGCAAGTTCTGAAGCTGGTAGTAAAGTGCTTGAAGAACTGCAGAATGCAAAATTAGATAGTATTATTGATAATGTCTTATTAAAGCAGGCTGCAGAAGAAGCTGATATTACTTTAAGTCAAGATGAAAAAGATGAAATTTATCAGCAGCAGAAAAATGCTATTTTACAGCAGCAGCAGATGGATGAAGAACAGTTCTTATCTATCTTAGAACAGCAGGGTTATGAAAACGAAGCTGCATATAAAGAAGAATTTAGTAATAATCCACAAATTAAAATCAATAAATTAATTGAAGAAAAAGTTATTGCAAACATTGAAGTCAGTGAAGAAGAACTGCAGCAGGCTTATGATGAAAATAAAGATGCCTTAGCTCAGAGTGGTCAGGACACTTCTTTTGAAGAAATAAAACCTCGTTTAGAGCAGATGCTGAAACAGCAAAAGCAGGGTCAGGCAATAAACGATTATTTAGACGAATTAAGAGAAAATGCTGAAATAGAAAAAAATATTTAA
- the hisC gene encoding histidinol-phosphate transaminase yields the protein MKKIIESIANGVKEINRYQAGKSIEEVREEYGLEKIVKLASNENPLGPAIQVIDTIQSEAKNISLYPDSDSRELKSALAEKYQLDQEKIFLGNGSDEILDLLMTLILKSGDEVIQGDPSFIKYELSIKSRGGNNIKVPLDENYRHDLKAMESKITDQTKAILICNPNNPTGTMLEKEEIESFLERISDEILVIVDQAYHEYITAEDHFDGVELLDKHSNLMLMRTFSKVYGLAGMRIGYALADSELIDYLNRIRGPFNVNRLAQKAAVTALKSESHLEICQNLNEKEKNFLYQKFEELGLDYIKTEANFVMVNTEMPAEEVFEKLQQEGVIIRAGKQFGMDTWIRVTIGTRADNEYFIRKLKALLLEGTE from the coding sequence GTGAAAAAGATAATTGAATCTATTGCAAATGGAGTTAAGGAAATTAATCGTTATCAAGCAGGCAAAAGTATAGAAGAGGTAAGAGAGGAATATGGATTAGAAAAAATAGTTAAACTAGCGTCTAATGAAAACCCTTTGGGACCGGCAATTCAGGTGATTGACACAATACAATCTGAGGCTAAAAACATCTCTCTTTATCCAGATTCAGATAGCCGAGAGTTAAAATCTGCTCTTGCAGAAAAATATCAACTGGATCAGGAAAAAATATTTTTGGGTAATGGCTCAGATGAGATTTTAGATCTTTTAATGACTTTAATTTTAAAGTCAGGAGATGAGGTTATTCAGGGGGACCCCTCATTTATTAAATATGAACTATCAATAAAATCAAGAGGCGGTAACAATATAAAAGTTCCCTTAGACGAAAATTATAGACACGATCTGAAAGCAATGGAATCTAAGATCACTGATCAGACTAAGGCAATTTTAATTTGCAATCCAAATAATCCAACCGGAACAATGCTAGAAAAAGAAGAGATCGAATCATTTTTGGAGCGAATTTCAGATGAGATTTTAGTGATAGTTGATCAGGCATATCATGAGTATATAACTGCAGAAGATCATTTTGATGGAGTAGAACTTTTAGATAAACACTCTAATTTAATGTTAATGCGTACTTTCTCAAAAGTTTATGGACTAGCAGGGATGCGAATTGGCTATGCTCTAGCTGACTCAGAGTTAATAGATTATTTAAATAGAATTAGAGGACCCTTTAATGTGAACAGATTAGCTCAAAAAGCTGCAGTAACAGCTCTAAAATCAGAATCTCATTTAGAGATCTGTCAGAACTTAAATGAAAAAGAAAAAAACTTTCTTTATCAGAAATTTGAAGAATTAGGCTTGGATTATATAAAAACTGAAGCTAATTTTGTGATGGTCAATACAGAAATGCCAGCTGAAGAAGTTTTTGAAAAGCTGCAGCAAGAGGGAGTAATAATTAGAGCGGGTAAACAATTTGGAATGGATACCTGGATTAGAGTAACTATTGGAACCAGAGCGGATAATGAATATTTCATTAGAAAGTTAAAAGCGTTATTACTAGAAGGGACTGAATAA
- a CDS encoding SurA N-terminal domain-containing protein, producing the protein MKKILLSLLLITVLMVPTTVMAQDMEINGEQPADSALAENINSNSAVAEVNGEKITQAELKKQANINQLLQQLSQVDQQLVKILAESKAGNNVLKEYQKQQLDSIIDNILLEQKAEEEGISLSSQEKDEIYQKQKQAILDQNKMDEDQFLSVLEKQGYENETEYKNEFLNNPQLKVNKLIEEEIAADIEVSESELKEAYESNKEIFAQGKENVSFEKLKPQLKQMLKQQKKRKKIDNYLSDLRKDAEITKNI; encoded by the coding sequence ATGAAAAAGATTTTACTTTCGCTTTTATTGATAACTGTTCTGATGGTTCCGACAACTGTAATGGCTCAAGATATGGAAATCAATGGTGAACAGCCAGCTGATTCGGCACTTGCAGAAAACATAAACAGCAATTCTGCAGTAGCAGAGGTAAATGGTGAAAAAATTACTCAGGCAGAATTAAAGAAGCAGGCAAATATAAATCAATTGTTACAGCAGTTAAGTCAGGTTGATCAACAGCTGGTTAAAATTTTAGCTGAGTCTAAAGCTGGTAATAATGTTTTAAAAGAATATCAGAAACAACAGCTGGATTCAATTATAGATAACATATTACTTGAACAAAAAGCCGAAGAAGAAGGAATCAGTCTTAGCTCTCAGGAAAAAGATGAGATCTATCAAAAACAGAAGCAGGCAATTTTAGATCAAAATAAGATGGACGAAGACCAGTTTCTATCAGTTTTAGAAAAACAGGGCTATGAAAATGAAACAGAATATAAAAATGAGTTTTTAAATAATCCTCAACTTAAAGTAAATAAGCTAATTGAAGAAGAAATAGCAGCTGATATTGAAGTTAGTGAATCAGAACTTAAAGAAGCTTATGAATCAAATAAAGAAATTTTTGCTCAGGGTAAAGAAAATGTTTCATTTGAAAAGCTAAAACCACAGCTCAAGCAGATGTTAAAACAGCAAAAAAAGAGGAAAAAAATAGATAACTATTTGAGTGACTTAAGGAAAGATGCAGAAATAACTAAAAATATTTAA
- the aroF gene encoding 3-deoxy-7-phosphoheptulonate synthase, protein MIAVLKRGSTKADEQKVIELIEAEGFSAHPDTGAETTIVGVVGAAPDKKVNLKEKLQVMSAVEKVVVISDPYKLTSWNFKQEKTIIDLGDGVKVGGAELTVMAGPCSVESEEQMLETARIVKDAGAKILRGGAFKPRTSPYSFQGLGEEGLKLLAMAREETGLKVITELMDIEHIDVVCKYADIIQIGARNMQNYALLKEIGKLNKPVMLKRGMAATIKEWLLAAEYVMNEGNHQVILCERGVRTFGEETRNTMDLSSIPLVQKISHLPVIADPSHGTGRWELVTPVARAAAAVGADGIMVEVHPHPENALSDGPQSLKPANFRLLMDELNAIMTSLNSFKSREKKIAYE, encoded by the coding sequence ATGATAGCTGTACTTAAACGGGGATCAACTAAAGCTGATGAGCAAAAAGTAATTGAGTTGATAGAAGCGGAAGGATTTTCGGCTCATCCTGATACAGGAGCAGAAACTACAATTGTTGGTGTTGTTGGAGCTGCACCCGATAAAAAAGTTAATTTAAAAGAAAAACTGCAGGTTATGAGTGCTGTCGAAAAGGTAGTTGTTATTTCTGATCCCTATAAACTAACAAGCTGGAATTTCAAACAGGAAAAAACAATCATTGATTTGGGTGATGGAGTTAAAGTTGGTGGAGCCGAACTGACTGTAATGGCTGGTCCCTGCTCGGTAGAAAGCGAAGAACAGATGCTGGAGACTGCCAGAATAGTTAAGGATGCAGGGGCAAAAATACTTCGTGGGGGTGCATTTAAGCCTAGAACATCACCTTATTCATTTCAGGGGCTTGGTGAAGAAGGACTTAAGCTATTAGCGATGGCCAGAGAAGAAACTGGTCTTAAAGTTATTACAGAACTAATGGATATTGAACATATAGATGTTGTTTGTAAGTATGCAGATATTATTCAGATCGGGGCTAGAAACATGCAGAACTATGCTTTGTTAAAAGAAATTGGGAAACTTAATAAACCAGTTATGTTAAAACGTGGTATGGCAGCAACAATTAAAGAATGGCTTTTGGCTGCAGAATATGTGATGAATGAAGGAAATCACCAGGTTATTTTATGTGAAAGAGGAGTTAGAACTTTTGGTGAAGAAACAAGAAATACAATGGACTTAAGTTCAATTCCTTTAGTCCAAAAAATAAGTCACCTGCCGGTAATTGCTGACCCAAGTCATGGTACTGGCCGCTGGGAACTAGTAACCCCAGTTGCTAGAGCAGCAGCAGCTGTTGGAGCAGATGGAATCATGGTAGAAGTTCATCCTCATCCAGAAAACGCTTTATCTGATGGACCTCAATCTTTAAAACCAGCTAATTTCAGACTGCTGATGGATGAATTAAATGCTATTATGACTTCTCTAAATTCATTTAAATCTCGAGAAAAGAAAATTGCCTATGAATAG
- a CDS encoding prephenate dehydrogenase — MPKFKKIAVVGIGLIGASLAAALKKYDPNIKITAVDRCLESIKKAEKLEIIDQGFTELKDNLSEAELIFIAVPVAAIPSVIRKIKDGSKGKQLLVDAGSTKKEIMLQAKEILAGTKKIFVGGHPMAGSHKSGLDWHQVDLFKDAPFILTPWIEESKSLLPTDEALKNSNVEEEQLQQLKELIENLKAKVHIISAEEHDRCTAYLSHLPHLLSSALVNLSSKRDLDSSFLELSGSGYRDMTRIAGSSPELWQDIIISNRKNLSELVTEYIAELKELQLNLENNEENKIYNFLASAAEIKNKSREK; from the coding sequence ATGCCTAAATTTAAAAAAATTGCTGTTGTCGGGATAGGCTTGATAGGAGCCTCCCTGGCAGCAGCTTTAAAAAAATATGATCCTAATATTAAAATAACGGCAGTCGATAGATGTTTAGAAAGTATCAAAAAAGCAGAGAAATTGGAGATTATTGATCAAGGATTTACGGAGCTTAAAGATAATTTAAGTGAGGCAGAGCTGATTTTTATCGCAGTACCGGTAGCGGCAATTCCTTCAGTAATTAGAAAAATTAAAGATGGAAGCAAGGGAAAACAGCTGCTGGTTGATGCGGGCAGCACCAAAAAAGAAATTATGCTGCAGGCCAAAGAAATTTTAGCAGGGACTAAAAAAATATTTGTGGGGGGGCATCCAATGGCCGGTTCTCATAAATCAGGTTTAGACTGGCATCAGGTTGATTTATTTAAAGATGCGCCTTTTATTCTAACTCCCTGGATTGAAGAAAGCAAAAGTTTGTTACCTACAGACGAAGCTTTAAAAAACTCAAATGTGGAGGAAGAACAGCTGCAGCAGCTTAAAGAATTAATTGAAAATCTAAAAGCTAAAGTCCATATTATTTCGGCGGAAGAGCACGACCGCTGTACAGCTTATTTAAGCCACCTTCCTCATCTGTTATCTTCAGCTTTAGTTAACTTAAGCTCGAAAAGGGATTTGGACAGCAGTTTTTTAGAACTTTCTGGAAGTGGCTATCGGGATATGACCAGAATCGCAGGAAGTTCACCAGAATTATGGCAGGATATAATTATTTCGAATAGAAAGAATTTGTCAGAGTTGGTAACTGAATATATAGCTGAATTAAAAGAATTACAATTGAACTTAGAAAATAATGAAGAAAACAAAATTTATAATTTTTTGGCAAGTGCAGCAGAGATTAAAAATAAAAGTAGAGAGAAATGA
- the aroF gene encoding 3-deoxy-7-phosphoheptulonate synthase — MIAVLKRNASQEDKNQVIEVIRGENFEVHPIQGVEKTVVGVLGDPARKSNLKEKLQTMGAVEKVVLISDPYKLTSWNFKQQKTVIDLGDGVKVGGPELTVMAGPCSVESREQIIETAKIVKAGGAKILRGGAFKPRTSPYSFQGLGEEGLKLMAEAREETGLKIVTELMDIEHIDVVCKYTDIIQIGARNMKNYSLLKEIGKLDKPVMLKRGMAATIKEWLLAAEYVMNNGNHNVILCERGVRTFGEETRNTMDLSSIPLVQQLSHLPVIADPSHGTGRWELVTPVARAAVAVGADGIMVEVHPDPQNALSDGPQSLKPKNFQLMMDEINAISESLHSFEARERKIAYA; from the coding sequence ATGATAGCAGTATTAAAAAGAAATGCAAGTCAAGAAGATAAGAATCAAGTCATTGAGGTAATTAGAGGAGAAAATTTTGAGGTCCATCCAATTCAGGGAGTTGAAAAAACAGTAGTAGGTGTTTTAGGAGATCCAGCCAGAAAATCAAATTTGAAAGAAAAGTTACAGACGATGGGGGCAGTAGAAAAAGTTGTTTTAATCTCTGATCCCTATAAACTGACCAGCTGGAATTTCAAACAGCAGAAAACTGTGATTGATTTAGGTGATGGAGTTAAAGTTGGAGGCCCAGAACTGACAGTAATGGCCGGACCGTGCTCTGTAGAAAGTAGAGAACAGATAATAGAAACTGCAAAGATTGTTAAAGCTGGAGGAGCTAAAATTTTACGTGGGGGAGCATTTAAGCCAAGAACTTCTCCCTATTCTTTTCAGGGTTTAGGAGAAGAAGGATTAAAGCTAATGGCAGAGGCTAGAGAGGAAACGGGTCTAAAAATTGTAACTGAATTGATGGATATTGAACATATAGATGTTGTTTGCAAATATACAGATATTATTCAGATTGGGGCTCGAAACATGAAAAATTACTCCCTTTTAAAAGAAATTGGTAAATTAGATAAACCGGTTATGCTTAAAAGAGGTATGGCAGCTACTATAAAAGAATGGCTTTTAGCTGCAGAATATGTAATGAATAATGGTAATCATAACGTTATTTTATGTGAAAGAGGAGTTAGAACTTTTGGGGAAGAGACCAGAAATACCATGGACCTAAGTTCAATTCCTTTAGTGCAGCAGTTAAGTCATTTACCAGTAATTGCTGATCCTAGTCATGGTACAGGGCGCTGGGAGTTAGTGACTCCAGTTGCAAGAGCTGCAGTGGCTGTTGGTGCAGATGGAATTATGGTTGAAGTTCACCCTGATCCTCAAAATGCACTTTCTGATGGCCCTCAGTCATTAAAGCCTAAAAACTTTCAGTTAATGATGGACGAAATAAATGCTATTTCCGAATCTCTGCATAGTTTTGAGGCTAGAGAAAGAAAAATAGCATATGCCTAA
- the pheA gene encoding prephenate dehydratase gives MSSLEYGYLGPPGTFSEQAISIYCKKHGGKTKGFSSIRDIVKAVINDQVQLGLLPLENSLEGSVNLSLDLLYQHSELKLYREIILPISHYLLAQKGVTKAEIKEIYSHPQAIAQSGNYLAKEFENAKIVYTDSTAAAAKKAMEAKNRAAVGSIRLADIYDLEILENNLQGDLPNSTRFVLAAKKNKDFSGNNHLGESAASDFKTSIICAPEVNEAGILYKMLGKFAEENIDLTRIESRPSRQQLGEYIFYIDLKGCISDKNLSSALAKVEKMSSYFRLLGSYTKTVME, from the coding sequence ATGAGTAGTTTAGAATATGGATATTTAGGACCACCTGGAACTTTTAGTGAACAGGCAATTTCAATTTATTGTAAAAAGCATGGGGGTAAAACAAAGGGTTTCTCATCAATTAGGGATATCGTTAAGGCAGTAATAAATGATCAGGTTCAGCTGGGACTGTTGCCTTTAGAAAATTCACTTGAGGGATCAGTTAATTTAAGTCTTGATCTTTTATATCAGCATTCGGAATTGAAGCTCTATAGAGAAATTATACTGCCAATTTCTCATTATTTGTTGGCTCAGAAAGGAGTGACTAAAGCAGAGATTAAAGAGATTTACAGTCACCCTCAGGCAATTGCTCAATCTGGAAATTATTTAGCGAAAGAATTTGAAAATGCGAAAATTGTTTATACAGATAGCACAGCAGCAGCAGCAAAAAAAGCAATGGAAGCTAAGAATAGGGCGGCGGTTGGATCAATAAGATTAGCTGATATTTATGATCTTGAAATTCTAGAAAATAATTTGCAGGGAGATTTGCCAAACTCAACTCGCTTTGTGTTAGCGGCCAAAAAAAATAAAGATTTTTCCGGGAATAATCATCTTGGAGAATCGGCAGCAAGTGATTTTAAAACATCTATAATTTGTGCTCCAGAGGTCAATGAAGCGGGAATACTTTATAAAATGCTTGGTAAATTTGCTGAAGAGAATATAGATCTAACAAGAATTGAGTCTCGCCCCAGCCGGCAGCAGCTTGGAGAATATATTTTCTACATTGATTTAAAAGGGTGTATTAGTGATAAAAATCTAAGTTCAGCCCTAGCAAAAGTGGAAAAAATGTCATCTTATTTTAGACTTTTAGGTTCTTATACAAAGACAGTAATGGAATAA
- a CDS encoding sodium:solute symporter family protein: MSITYLYTAVILYIIIGSIVALMARKEMNEGVVEYFLSGRNTGGFVAALSYSATTYSAFMMIGLAGFTYSGGVGALGFELVYLSGLSLVAFFGPRFWLIGKKNNYVSPYEMLGDRYQNQWIAFAASLSAFVFLIPYLAVQLMGVGYLLNGLSRGEIPFIFGVGIAVVLAIAWALIAGMKSVTWTDSLQSLIMILISIIILFYVVYQHLGGFKAFFDSLAALEGNVLTVPGPGFFKFKTFLSLSLPWFFFSISNPQVSQRLFIPRDLKAMKTMIKGFLLFGFIYTLVSVFWGFSARLLIPGLSNADLATPELLASQYVPDILALVAMIGITAAAISTIDSIMLTLSSLAVRDIFKNMEDNLEKDQNLRQLRTAKIAILIIALLGFLFAIQELDLIAALSVAASIGLLVVVPSMFGAFFWKKATAAASLSSIIIGSITALYLQLSSWSPFGYGAGVWTLIVSTFIFIILSLFTKAPKKKADEFIDYINKECNKRNII, encoded by the coding sequence ATGTCAATCACATATTTATATACAGCAGTGATTTTATACATAATAATTGGTTCGATAGTTGCCTTAATGGCCAGAAAAGAAATGAATGAGGGGGTTGTCGAATATTTTTTAAGTGGCAGAAATACAGGTGGTTTTGTGGCTGCTCTTTCTTATAGTGCAACCACCTATAGTGCTTTTATGATGATTGGCCTGGCAGGCTTTACATATTCAGGTGGGGTAGGAGCTCTTGGCTTTGAGTTAGTTTATTTATCTGGATTGTCTTTGGTAGCATTTTTTGGACCCCGCTTTTGGTTGATTGGTAAAAAAAACAACTACGTCTCTCCCTATGAAATGCTGGGTGACCGCTATCAAAATCAATGGATAGCTTTTGCAGCTTCACTTTCAGCTTTTGTTTTTTTAATTCCATATCTTGCTGTACAGCTAATGGGAGTTGGTTACCTATTAAATGGACTTTCTAGAGGCGAAATTCCATTTATATTTGGGGTTGGAATTGCTGTTGTTTTAGCTATTGCCTGGGCTTTAATTGCTGGGATGAAATCTGTCACCTGGACTGATTCTCTGCAATCATTGATTATGATTTTAATCAGTATTATAATTTTGTTTTATGTAGTTTATCAGCATTTGGGTGGCTTTAAAGCTTTTTTTGATTCGTTGGCAGCCCTGGAAGGAAATGTACTGACTGTCCCGGGACCGGGTTTTTTCAAATTCAAAACTTTTCTTAGCTTAAGTTTGCCCTGGTTTTTCTTTTCTATTTCTAATCCTCAAGTCAGTCAGCGCCTTTTCATTCCGAGGGATTTAAAAGCGATGAAAACAATGATTAAGGGTTTTCTGCTTTTTGGATTTATCTATACCCTAGTTTCAGTTTTTTGGGGTTTTTCAGCTAGGCTTTTAATTCCTGGACTGAGTAATGCTGACCTGGCAACACCGGAGCTCTTGGCATCTCAATATGTGCCAGATATTTTAGCATTGGTAGCTATGATTGGAATTACAGCAGCAGCTATTTCTACTATTGACTCAATTATGCTAACTTTATCGTCACTGGCAGTAAGAGATATTTTTAAAAATATGGAAGATAATCTGGAGAAAGATCAGAATCTAAGACAGCTGAGGACTGCTAAAATTGCTATTTTAATTATTGCACTTTTAGGATTTTTATTTGCAATTCAGGAGTTAGATTTAATTGCTGCTCTCTCAGTAGCAGCTTCAATTGGACTACTGGTAGTGGTTCCTTCTATGTTTGGTGCTTTTTTCTGGAAAAAAGCTACAGCAGCAGCTTCTTTGAGCAGTATCATTATTGGTTCAATTACTGCTTTGTATCTACAGTTAAGCAGTTGGAGTCCGTTCGGTTATGGGGCTGGAGTCTGGACTCTGATAGTTTCGACCTTTATTTTTATTATTTTAAGTTTGTTTACAAAAGCTCCCAAAAAGAAGGCCGACGAGTTTATTGATTATATCAATAAAGAGTGTAACAAAAGAAACATAATTTAA